A region of candidate division KSB1 bacterium DNA encodes the following proteins:
- a CDS encoding DUF499 domain-containing protein: protein MTAFHTIAIPHRDILEGRLTMDVFAADLWEVFKGRGVDEYKDARQFFRKTYLTEGLQNLLAIVAKRLQGKGGDPVIQIQTPFGGGKTHALIAMYHKASEWQAQKVVIVGTAMSPADTPWGMLEEQLTGKREAFKGLVSPGREALYRLLVQKQPVLVLMDEVLEYVTKAAGVAVGESTLAAQTMAFMQEFTEVVGTLEKVALVITLPSSILEHYDEQAEKLFGQLQKVAGRVEKIYSPVQEHEITKVIRQRLFSRIDHARADTIIKNFMDYALKESILPVGTEPSEYHNRFESSYPFLPEVIDVLYQRWGSFPNFQRTRGVLRLLSLVIHALKDRQAPYVSLADFDLRNQEIRQELLKHTGAEYNGVIAADITGEESGSRKIDAALGDAYKGLKLGARTTTTVFLYSFSGGTEKGVTLGEAKRVATTTQNPAAVVAEALEQLRGNLFFLQYQSGKYYFTNQPNLNRILLTKMENLGDAELEEFEQGLLKKNIAGGKLKVFPWPEFSPSGKVEIPDTPDLKLIILKACDHAFMKQTLETKGSTPRANRNTLFFLAPLESEKAGFHHLVKKVIAYRMIGEDMTIHLSDEQKKEIKADLKRIEEGLNEALRRYYRLLYIPAKDGFKEQDLGIPTYGEAKKLDDEVYEKLRSEGEILERIVPLIIKERYLKNNTFVQTEQLYQSGAKTPGEFRVVRREVWEKGIAEGVQQGLFGLGELEDGKPVCRFFKQSVPVALSSSEVIIREELCVPSEGKEEYARPYPTSDEIKGKVTTGIAELVSQQNLSPATSLSGKQKAVRQEIRLRFTLPKGKVSGIMGVMNLLQANFDRLKIELLAENGQITEQDYEDKIKEAFRQLGIELDE from the coding sequence ATGACTGCATTTCATACCATCGCCATCCCCCACCGCGACATTTTGGAAGGCCGGCTCACGATGGACGTGTTTGCCGCCGATCTGTGGGAGGTGTTCAAAGGCCGTGGCGTGGATGAATATAAAGATGCCAGACAATTTTTCCGGAAAACCTATTTGACGGAAGGCTTGCAAAACCTGCTGGCGATCGTGGCCAAGCGCCTGCAAGGCAAGGGCGGTGATCCGGTCATTCAGATTCAAACTCCGTTTGGCGGCGGCAAAACGCACGCGCTCATTGCGATGTATCATAAAGCCAGCGAATGGCAAGCACAGAAGGTGGTCATCGTCGGAACCGCCATGAGTCCGGCGGATACACCGTGGGGAATGTTGGAAGAGCAATTAACCGGAAAGCGAGAGGCGTTCAAGGGACTTGTTTCTCCGGGCCGGGAGGCGCTTTATCGCTTGCTGGTACAAAAACAGCCGGTGCTCGTTCTGATGGACGAGGTGCTGGAATACGTGACCAAAGCCGCCGGTGTCGCGGTCGGCGAAAGCACCCTGGCAGCCCAGACCATGGCTTTTATGCAGGAATTTACCGAGGTGGTGGGAACGCTGGAAAAAGTTGCCTTGGTCATCACCTTGCCTTCCAGCATTCTGGAGCACTATGATGAGCAAGCTGAAAAGCTTTTTGGGCAACTGCAGAAAGTCGCTGGCCGCGTGGAGAAGATTTACTCGCCGGTGCAAGAACACGAAATTACCAAGGTTATCCGGCAGCGGCTTTTCTCGCGGATTGATCACGCTCGAGCCGATACGATCATCAAGAACTTCATGGATTACGCTCTCAAAGAATCCATCTTGCCGGTCGGCACCGAGCCCTCCGAATATCACAACCGCTTTGAATCGTCGTATCCTTTTTTGCCGGAAGTGATCGACGTGCTTTACCAACGTTGGGGCAGCTTTCCCAATTTTCAACGTACTCGCGGCGTTTTGCGGCTGTTGTCGCTGGTGATTCATGCGCTTAAAGACAGGCAAGCGCCTTATGTCAGCCTGGCGGATTTTGACTTGCGTAATCAGGAGATTCGTCAAGAACTTCTGAAGCACACGGGCGCAGAATATAACGGCGTCATTGCTGCCGATATTACCGGCGAAGAATCCGGCTCGAGAAAAATTGATGCGGCGCTTGGAGATGCTTACAAAGGCTTGAAGTTGGGCGCGCGTACCACCACCACGGTTTTTCTTTACTCTTTTTCCGGCGGTACGGAGAAAGGTGTCACTTTGGGCGAGGCCAAGCGTGTTGCGACCACGACACAAAATCCTGCGGCGGTAGTGGCTGAAGCCCTCGAGCAATTGCGAGGAAATTTATTCTTTCTGCAATATCAAAGCGGCAAATATTATTTCACCAATCAGCCAAATCTCAATCGCATTCTGTTGACCAAAATGGAAAACCTCGGGGATGCCGAGCTGGAAGAATTTGAGCAAGGGCTGTTGAAGAAAAATATTGCCGGTGGAAAATTAAAAGTTTTTCCGTGGCCGGAGTTCTCGCCCTCGGGAAAAGTTGAGATTCCCGATACGCCGGATTTGAAACTGATCATTCTGAAAGCGTGTGATCATGCTTTTATGAAACAGACTCTGGAAACGAAGGGTAGCACGCCAAGAGCCAACCGCAATACGCTGTTCTTCTTGGCCCCGCTGGAGAGCGAAAAAGCCGGCTTCCATCATCTTGTGAAGAAGGTGATCGCCTACCGCATGATTGGCGAGGACATGACCATCCATCTCTCAGATGAACAAAAGAAAGAAATCAAAGCCGATCTGAAGAGAATCGAAGAGGGCTTAAACGAGGCGTTGCGGCGCTATTATCGCTTGTTGTATATTCCGGCCAAAGATGGGTTCAAGGAACAAGATTTGGGCATTCCCACGTATGGCGAAGCGAAGAAGCTCGACGACGAAGTTTACGAAAAGCTCCGCTCGGAAGGAGAGATTTTGGAGCGCATTGTTCCGTTGATTATCAAGGAACGGTATCTCAAAAATAACACTTTTGTACAAACCGAACAATTGTACCAATCCGGCGCGAAAACGCCGGGTGAGTTTCGGGTAGTCCGCAGAGAAGTTTGGGAAAAGGGTATTGCCGAGGGTGTCCAGCAAGGGCTGTTTGGGTTGGGCGAATTGGAAGATGGGAAGCCGGTTTGTCGTTTCTTCAAGCAAAGTGTGCCGGTTGCGCTTTCCAGCAGCGAGGTGATTATTCGGGAAGAACTCTGCGTTCCGTCCGAGGGGAAAGAAGAGTATGCGAGGCCTTATCCCACAAGTGATGAGATCAAAGGTAAGGTAACCACCGGCATCGCGGAACTGGTTTCGCAGCAAAACCTTTCACCGGCAACAAGTCTTTCTGGAAAACAGAAAGCCGTGCGGCAGGAAATTCGTCTTCGGTTTACCCTTCCCAAAGGAAAAGTGTCCGGTATCATGGGCGTCATGAATCTGCTGCAAGCCAATTTTGATCGACTCAAAATTGAACTGCTGGCTGAGAATGGCCAGATCACGGAACAGGATTATGAGGACAAGATAAAAGAAGCGTTTAGGCAGTTGGGAATTGAGCTTGATGAGTAA